GCAACCCATCAAGTAATAAAACGTATATCTCAATAGCTGAGCATCTTTTCACTGATCGACAGAGTGAACGATCTCCaactttcgactccagaaataATAATACACGGCACAATATGAAACAATGTCCTACTTCAGTGGCAAAATTAAACAACGTCCTACGGCAGTGACAAAATTAAACACATAAAACCAAAACATGGCTTAAATTATGGAAACATAAATTAGGGTACAAGTGATTTGTTGTTTAAAAATACGAATGAAACGtcaaataaaatgtcattaaCTTATTATTACAACACAAACAAATAGATAAACCATAGACCAAGTAAAAGCGAGACACGTCCTTCTCCCATCAAAAGCCAATTCCGACAGCGAAGTGAGCAAACATAGAAGCGCATGAATTCCTTTCTCATTCAATCCCTTTAGTATGGAGCCATCTTTACTTCACTCCCTTCCATCTCAGTTCACCTTACGTTctgaaggaaaaacaaaatattattcGTCAGACGTCATACATACTACAATGACGCTCCACTCGAAAACAAGCAGCATTTAAAGGAACTGTATCAAACGTTTCAGCTACTAAAACATCTTtctaaacttaacttatttctttattttgtgtgttttgttcgtctaatttgaatttttttaagattatcATCCATCTCGACGAGATGAGTCTAAAGAGTACGAAATTATgaccaaagcaaaaaaaaaaaatcactaaagacgaaacAAGTAGGATCAAACAACTGTCTTTTGTAGCTTTAAGTGCCGTCTTATTAGAATTTTTCAACATTGGTCCatgtttatttttctgattcgtctcgatgagacggaTTATACGATTAACCCCTAAAATTATGTTGAAAGGCTAAACAAAAAGTTCCGGAAAGTAAAATATACCgaaataagttccaaacttataagtttaaaagaacgcaATTTAAATACAAGCTGCACGCATAAAGTTGATAACTGACTCCAAAATGATAAGGATTTAAGACAAGAAAGCTTGATTCACCACCGCATATATTGAATACAATCAGCGAAAGGTAGTTCTAGGGACCTTTTTTGTTCAATGGGACTATATTAAATGATTTTGTAGTACGATCACGATGCAATTAATTAACGATCCCTTGGAGTCTTAAAACTAAGCAGAGGCTAAACTTCAAATCAAAGAGACTAGGCTGGTAGTAGACAGCTTCAATTAAGAACGTACTCCTTGTCACATTTTCTTCGACAACCAATACTtaaggaaaaaattcaaactagaatcACAGAAACCTTCAGAGTTGAAAATGGCAAATTCAGCATTTAACACAAATTTTCCATTTGAGATTATGAGAATCACAGAAACTTTCTCTGCACTAAGCGTATTCAACATCTAACCGCAAAATTAACCCCTTCAAGCTTAAAACTACGACCAATTTTTATTTGATCTTCACATTCAAAACATAGTGATGTCAAACCTACTTGTAAAACCAGGGAATATAGCTCACATTTAAGCATTTTATACTGttagcagtgttctaaatggcgcttggtgCTAGTCGGGTGgtgacccacctccaagcgccaagcagtttggcatttttttttttttcccggggcCATATAGTAGACATTAGTTTTAAAGTacccatgaaaaaaaaagagtacagtTGTGCCCACTAAAATAAGAGATGCTTATTCACTTTTCTATAATGCACACACTACTTTACCTGCAAAACCCATGTGCACGCCGACACAAACCAAGACAAGACGTCAACTGAGTCAAAATAATGCTGAAATAAAGATGCTGCACTTCTATCACAATAATGCTGAGAAAGGAAGTATAGGTGTAggtgtattatatatatatggagcGGTTCAAAGGACacactaaaaaaacacccataatctcaatctcatagttttcaatcaaatttttataatctgAACctttcaatgtgtgcagaatgtgattttaagagtgtccgcgagaaattagcaaaaaaaatgaccggaaaatgtttgatttgagcagtttttatttgaaccgttcaataaaaaactgttcgaaactgttcggatcaagccattcccggtcattttttttgctgatttctcacaagtacctttaaaatcacgttctgatcacattgagcggctcagatcatcaaaatttgatcgggaactatgaggtgtttttttaggtgtccccggaaccgccccgatatatacaAGTATAGGTGtattatataatataatatatataaaagctGCGTTTTTAATAGAAAAGCTGAtcgcctttcttttttttttaaaacagcaTGTTGTCCTCacagcttctctctctctctctctctctgaatagACTGATCGCCTTTGACAAGCACACCCACCCAGACCTCCGACTACTCCGACGACCATCGAACACCATCGGCGAGACCACCCAAACCACCGGCAAAGCTCTCCGACCTCCGATGAACCTTCGATGATAAATATACAGTTTCAgaagatgctctatttttgtatATGAACCAGACCTTACTATTCCGGCGACCCCTAGCCGCCTAGCTCTACCAAAGCCTCTGTGGCCGCCGAATAAAATGCCAAGGGGTGTAGGCGTGGCAGTGACCCGCCGCCAAACGCCTAGGCGGCGCCtaggccgccatttagaacactaaCCGTTAGTCAGGCATTGAATGGGATTCTATTTGGTGAGAGAATGACTTCTAAAAGAGAAACTAAAATAAATTGGCACGGAAGTATAAATTTACCACCTCGCGAGCAACTTTGGGCGTTTCGGCAAATTTGGAGAATTTTTAGTCAGGCATTGAATGGGATTCTATCGGGTaagtaagggtcatcatcgggccgggccggccCGCTAAGTCACTGCCCAAGCCCGTCCACGGGCGGGCCGACCGGGCTATTTTTTTGCGGGAcgggctacctaccataaattgaagcccagcCCCAGCCCATGGGCTACCCAATTGACGGGCCGATGGGCCAAAATTCAGGCCGGGCCTGCGGGTCAACAGGCTTAAATTTCTTTGGGCAGAAActaaaccaagggaaaaaagaaagggttttgtggAATTTCGAGCTAATAGGTGGGCCCGTGGGCAGGCTATTGGGCGGGTATCACGGGCGGGCTGAGTAAAAATCCATAGGCCTaagcccgcccattacaaactatgggCCCGCCCGTGCCACCTGTTTTACGAGCTCAGGCCGGGTAAAAACCCGATGGGCCGGGAGGACTTTGGACGGGTCACTGgcttcgggctaaatgatgacccttactgGTAAGAGAATGACTTCTAGAAGAGAAACTAAAATGAATTGGAACTCAAGTATAAATTTACCACCCGGATGATTTGCCCACTTGAATGTGGCGTGCAACTTTGGGCGTTTCTGCAAATTTAGAGAATCGTCTGATAATGCATTCCAATTAGGAGGCTTTCCATCTCCAACATGGCACTCAACATCTTTCAATTCATGCTGCCAACCTAGGATACTTTCCAAATGTTCACAATTCAAATccaatttgtgcacaatcttcTCACGGAGAACCTGCAAATCAAGTATAACCAAGTAGTCACTATCTTTCAAGCGATGCCACCAACATCATGTACCTCTTAAATGAGGAATATCTGAATCATAACTGGGCACAATCTTCTATGGTAGGGCCTCTAAGTCATAAAAGATATCAACGACTAATCATCATGCTTTATTATGGAAAAGGATAATTCATCAAGACAAGCAGTAATTCTAAACccaaataaacacaaaaacaatgCTCTTGGGGATTTTGAAGGAACTAATGGTTGAACATGGGGTGAAAAGAAAGCCCTCCTAATGTTTGGGAAAGAAGAGCAtaaggaaacaaagaaaagagtGAGCAGAAAGGGTCATTGTAACCGAACCAATGAGTGACCATAATTTTCCCATTATCCTCTCGAatccaagagaggaaaaaaataaaacagtccaAAAATATGATTCGAGGTATTCACCAAAACACCTAAATATACTTCAAATTTGGATCCATATTCTTTGCCTCCTCCCAACTTAACACGTTCAAATTATGGTGattcaaacaaatattttctagTCAAAAGTCTAAGCTTTTAAGCCAGGCAACATAACTGAACAATTGCCTATGTTGTTCGCCGGtaaatattaataaaaataataaagtggaTGGCTGAAGCCAAAGAATATGTTTGTCTTATACAGGTAAAGGGTTTACATAAAAGGAGTCATAAAGAGCATGCTGGCAAAATACAAGAGAAAGGCCAAGAACTAAAGTGCCCTATAAACTTCCGTGAAAGGTCTACAAAAAGAAATTGGTGAAAGGCCAAGTTACATTCTCCTGTCTCCCAATTATACCATCTACTAACCAGAACGACTCTTAAGCCACATGAAACAACTATGAATCATATCCAACGCTCCTCCTTTTCCCTAACTTTAGCGTCTCCAAGCAACAAGGAGCTGTGACACACCCTCCAGGAAGGCCCAACTCACTCTAAACCAAGATAGAATTGAAATACTACAAATCATGAAAGAAGTAAAGATCGTACCAGGATAAATTTCCTTCTGGACTCCAAATCCATAAATTTTACGGAAAGAATCTTGGGATGACAACTCCATAGAAGCCCATCCAAGAGAGCTGAATAACCTTCTGAAGATGATCTTAACTTGAGTTTCATGCGATCAACCATAGGAACTAAGGGaaacaaaatatctttgatCTCTTCCACAGTAAATGAAATCTTCACAATCCAACAAACGACAATGACAAAATTAACATACAAAGAGTTAGACTGATCTAGACATAGCAAATTTTGCAGTGGTAAAGGAAAGCATGTAACCAACACTTTTTTAATAAGCATCAAATATTCAACTTATAAGGAATACCTTACTAGCGCATTGGTTGTCATCATTTGTGACAACCAAAGTCAATTCTAAAATTCCTCCCCCCACAAAAGGAACGAGGGAAGCTCCAACCCAAAAACATAAATTAGGGGACTAAATTGGTCAACATTGAATAGCTTATGATAATACTGCCCAATAAATCTAGCTTGGAGAACTCTATTAGATTGCAACTAATAGAAGGCTAACAGTGAAGATGAATATGCATGGAATAACGCAACCCAAAGGAACATAGATATATTTTTACTGACAAGCATTCAAACATCCCCCTGGGTAAGTCATAAATGAACATAAGTTAAAAACAACTTGGAAATACTTACAAAAGGTTCACAGAATTAAtgtcttcaaaatgaaaccttCAAAGAATTGCTACTTGACAAAAGCTTGTGGGATAAGATGATTTTCTACTAGAAAGTTACACGctgaaactcatccaaacaagaTTCTCGTTCTATGGATGAGCCTAAACATTTTGTCAAAAGCCAAAGTTGATACTTATTGTGGTTATTAACTAATAACCCTGTCGAATCAATGATAATTATATTGTTAACTAACAAGTTTGTGGACATACCTCACGGCAATGGATTGACAAGGTCAAAAGTTTAAAACTCTGAGACTGCGCGACCAAATTTCTCATCTTCCAGAATGAATGAGAGTTCATACAACGATTCGAATATAACTCGATATTCCCTTCCCACTGCCCTGAAGTACTTGTTGCTGTTATCATCGGTATGACTCCACCAAAATAAAAGAATGATTGTAACTTAGGAGCATCAATTTCAACCTCTTCTAGTTTAAGGCAACATAATTTAAGACGCCGTAGATGTTGGTTTGAAATCTTGACCCTTTCCAACAACCTGCAATCAAGCACACGTAGAGCCTCCAGGAGAGGAAACTTGGATAGAAGATCAGTGAACTGCTGGTCCGAAACAAGGACGCATCTTAAAGTTAAATCTGTCAAATTATGACAGCCAATTAAGTTGAACTTGCAGGGACACGTGTCAAAATTTCCATCTTCGTAACGTAATTTCTGCAAACTTGGCGCTTCAATGTGGGCATCAATTACGCCGTGGTGTTGAACTATAACAACTACCCTAAGGTTATGTAGATCAGAAATATGAACCTTGTACAACCCCAAGCACTTTATAAGTTCAATTTCCTCAATCAAAGGGCAGCTAGAGATAATACTTGCAATCATGGGTGCATCCACATGTATACAAATGAGAGACAACTTTTGTAGAGAACTAAAACTTATACTCTGATGTAACAGCTGTTCCAACTTGAAATTTTCTAACTTCAAAGTCTTTATTGACTTTGTTGCAAAGACGGTCTGGGGTAAGATATACAATGCATCAAGTGGGGTATGCATTCGGAGATGTAACTCTTCAACCCTGCCCTCTGTGGCCAATCCAATCCATTTATCAACGAGAGAAACCATGGAAGACTCAAAtattgtgaagaaaagattgaACTTTCTGATCCGTAAGCCTTGTTCATGAAATCTTAACAGGGTTTCATCTACATATCTGATGAAATTGTCccttttttcctccaaatcCGGATATCTTTCAACCAAGTTGCCACTTTTGGGTTTTCGAATAGCTAATTCTCTCCCAAAATAAGTTTGATCAAAATCCAAATTGGGGTAATAAGCCTGCATATGTTGCCATCTCTTGGACAATAAGCAACTTCTAACAACTTCTTTTGTCGAAAGGAAATCCATCACATTAAAGATGACATCATCAGGAAAATACGAGATACAGTCTATGTTGTCTATTTTATCCATTCCCTGGTCCTGGTCCTTTGTCTCCGTAAGTTCTTCCATGAGTATGTGCCCCTATCAAAAGTTCTCGAAAATTAAGTTCAATTactaccacacacacacacacacacacaaaaaaaggagtatGTGCCCCTATCAAAAGTTCTCGAAAATTAAGTTTAATTactaccacacacacacaaaaaaaaaagaaaggagtgaacaaaaccaaatggaaaaataaaactatatgTTGATAGTGTTTGTGCAAGTATTTGTTCGAGCACCTGCAAgggaaaaagaatggaaaagaaGACGCATAGAGGTTCaacaaaaatataaaccaaCAACAGTATGGTGAACCTCTACAGATCGGAACAAATCATCAACCAATGTAAAAAGATAAAAGCTAAGGCTTTCTTATCTAAAACCAGCAAACTAAAATACTTTGAATGATATTAATCAAACTGAACCTACAAAGATCGGAACAAATCataggaaaaagataaaaaaacaagGTGACGACAGAAGAATAAGAAACCTTGCAAAGGCTggaaaaacataaaagttacAGCTTTTTATCTGAAAACCAACGAAGTATTAGTATGTTTGATAACACAATAATCCAGAAGGTTAGATTTAAACAAGTAATTCTTAAAAATTGGAAAACCTCAGCAGCCACCAAAAGGAAAGAACAATAGGAGTAGTGGGTATAAACTAAGGTTACAACACTCTCCTTCGCAGAGGCTTGGAAAACGGAAAAGTAGTCTGTACATCTGAAAATCAACAAATTTCAGCAACAACGAAAAAAATCAAACGAATTTTGATTGGTCTAAATTAactctgtttggaactcagggaaaagaaaggaaaattaaagaattttccctcctattgtttgattgtagagaaagagagaagaaaataaagattttgagtggaatgaatagtaaattttttctccaattttcctctcattttccttctcttttattttcctttccctaagttccaaacagataaccatgttaaagcatgcaactccaaaccaattgacaaagagtggggcaaagagtggagaggctgcctaaactcatatactagttttggaggagatatttaaccgatgtgggacaaatcacaatactcccccgcacgtgcgacccctgactcgcacgtggagaggtcaacaaaggattcaGAACACACGAATCACAATAaaataaagtgcaactatgacacaaacaaaggggaaaagcctctgaaactctagctttgataccatgttagattttttggagggttccaacctaaaaccaattggcaataggtggagagAGATTTGACTCAGGCgacccctcacgtgcagcccggatgcacgtggtggtatgaattgatgagttaACTCGGGCGACAGAGACTTGACCACACGAtatgaggccacccaagacctagttCTGATattatgttaaagcatccaactccaaaccaattagcaaagagtggagaggctgtctaagctcatatactagttttggaggagatatttaaccgatgtggaaCAAATCTCAATAAACCAGCGAAGAATGCTCTTGttgaaaagatgaaaagaaACTTGGAAAACTCAACAACCcaccaaaagaaaagggaagaggAGATGAATTGAAATCAATTAAGCATAACTCCTTACCTTGGATCAGATGCGAAGCCTGAAAATCCTCTCTATCTGAGTCGAAGAGGCTGCAACCCCAGCTCCTCTCAATGGAAAAAATAGCTATGCATGTAAGCAGGGTATAGGAATACTTACCTGAACTTATTGATTTCAAAGGAGTAAGACGAGTGCAGACCAGATTACTTCAAAACACTGCAAAGACAAAGCTTAatttgtgagagaaagagagaggggcaCGGGGACAGGACCGGCCAAAGCTATTTGAATGCTCTAAGCCAAGCGGTAGAATATTGTcttacataaattttttaatttaaaaataataaacaaaaaatacttttttatatataattttcattcatactatgttataatttaaaaataataaacaagaaatacttttttatatataattttcattcatatttttttatatataattttcattcatactATTTAACATGGTAAATATTTCGGCCTTAATAATTTGTACAGTTGCAATAATGTCCTGAGGACTCAGATTTGAATCACAGCAACCTCAATTTGTGTGataagagaattttttttttttttgcaaaaagacACTATAAAAAAGTATCCTACCAGGATTTGAACCTAGGCATCTTATGtgaaaaaataaacattttacCATTGAGTTTGTATTATAGTTGTACACAGAAAATATATAAACTTATTTATGAGTGCCccattttttcccaaaatgtgAAAGCCAAGGGCtgcggcctcttgggccttccCATTCGGCCGGCCCTGGCAGGGGAGGTGGTGCTGATATGATCGTCGAAGACGTCGTGGTGGTGCTGAGTTTGGAATCAATTATGGCTGTGTCTTCTTGCGGAGAAGTACTTGGTGTAATAATGCATGTATTTGATTGGGTTGGGACCCACTCACCCTACAAACTTCCTAGGAAAACTTGCAAGTCAAATGACGTTCCTCTTTTGATGATCCAATCACTTCTATTTAACCATTCTTGATTTGTTAAATTTCGATGGGTGGATCATCCAGGGGAAAAAAATCAGGGTCATCGAACATCGGTATCacaagagaaatgaaaataaaagtgTGACCATCCAATTTTCCCAGTAAAATTTGAATCGCGACCAAGCTTTTATCTATATTCACTTAGAATGAATTTTTGCAAgaataacttttttgttttttttaaacaccgAAAAAGGGCGAAATTTTATTAATCGAATGTAAAGATTACATAGGATTGAAGGGACAAGAGAGAAGACATCACAATGCGGGAGAAGCATCTCAAAAAAATTGGCACCCTAAACACATGATGATCCTATGCCATGATGAATGATAAAAACACATTGAATTTTACAGATGAGATGAACTGCTTGGCTCGTCATAATCAAGCCATgataaattatattttgaatcaCACAAAGAACACGCGAAGTGAAAGGATCTTGATCCATAACTAGTGGctgagaaaaatgaaaaaaagtaaaactcATTTGGTTCTTGTGACACAGAATAGCTAGGCAAAAATGTCTATTGCGtaatcaaaaaaccaaaaatgaaaagcagCATGACAGCAACCCATCAAGTAATAAACGTATATCTCAATAGCTAAGCATCTCTTCACTGATCGACAGAGTGAACGATCTCCAGTTTccaatctagaaataatacaCGGCGCAATATGAAACAATGTCCTACTTCAATTGCAAAATTAAACAACGTTCTATGGCAATGACAAAAATTCAACACATAAACCAAAACATGCCTTATTGTTTAAAAATACGAATGAAACAtcaaataaaatgtcattaaCTTATCATTACAACACAAACAAATAGATAAACCATAGACCAACTAAAAGCGAGACACGTCCTTCTCCCATCAAAAGCCAATTCCGACAGCGAAGTGAGCAAACATAGAAGCGCATGAATTCCTTTCTCATTCAATCCCTTTAGTATGGAGCCATCTTTACTTCACTTCCTTCCATCTCAGTTCACCTTACGTTctgaaggaaaaacaaaatattagtaTTCGTCAGGCGTCATACATACTACAATGACGCTCCACTCGAAAACAAGAAGCATTTAAAGTAACTGTATCAAACGTTTCAGCTGCTAAAAAGGCTGAGTTTTtctaaacttaacttatttcttcattttgtgtgttttgttcgtctaatttgaatttttttaagattatcATCCATCTCGACGAGATGAGTCTAAAGAATAcgaaattatgaccaaaagcggaaaaaaaaattcactaaagacgaaacaAGTAGTATCAAACAACTGCCTTTTAGAACTTTAAGTGCCGTCTTATTAGAATTTTTCAACATCGGTtcatgtttttatatttttccgattcgtctcgaACTCTCGATGAGACGGATTATACGATTaacccttaaaattatgttgaaaagctaaacaaaaagttccaaaaagtaaaaaatactgaaataagttccaaacttaTAAGTTTAAATACAAGCTGCACGCATAAAGTTGATAACTGACTCCAAAATGATAAGGATTTATGACAAGAAAGCTTGATTCACCACCGCATATATTGAATACAAACAGCGAAAGGTAATCTAGGGACCTTTTTTGTTCAATGGGACTAAATTAAATGATTGTGTAGTACGATCACGATGCAATTAATTAACGATCCCTTAGAGTCTTAAAACTAAGCAGAGGCTAAACTTCGAATCAAAGAGACTAGGCTGGTAGTACACAGCTTCAATTAAGAACGTACCCCTTGTCAAATTTTCTTCAACAACCAATACTtaaggaaaaaattcaaacttgagTAGCAGAAACCTTCAGGGTTGAAAATGGCAAATTCAGCATTTAACACAAATTTTCCATTTGAGATCGAGTATGAGAATCACAGAAACTCTCTCTGCACTAAGCGTATTCAACATCTAACCGCAAAATTAACCCCTTAAAGCTTAAAACTAAGACCAATTTTTATTTGATCCTCACATTCAAAACATAGTGATGTCAAACCTACTTGTAAAACCAAGGAATATAGCTCACATTTAAGCATTTTATACTGTTAGTAGTGTTCTAAATGGCTCTTGGCACTAGTCGAGCGGTGAcctacctccaagcgccaagcccaCCTAGGTGGCCACCAAGCAGtttggcgtttttttttttttccccccagcCCATGTAGTAGCCATTAGTTTTAAAGTACCCATGAAAAAAGAAGAGTACAGTTGTGCCCACTAAAATAAGAGATGCTTATTCACTTTTCTATGATGCACACACTACCTTACCGGCAAACAGTAATGATTcccacagatttttgtgcacacatcatgcacatacatttttgtggggcccatatcggagtcccacaaaatgatccgaaccgctcatttttttttaaatattttttggagggttcccgtaaaaaatcaactccaatggatatcggtaagggctttctcagAATTTTCGGACGAATTATTCTGTTTTGCTTTACAATTTCTGAgaaagctcttaccgatatccgttggagctgattttttacagaaaccctccaaaaaatattttaaaaaagaagagcggttcggatcattttgtgggatctcgatatgggcctcacaaaaaatatatgtgcatgatatgtgcacaaaagtatgtgcaagtagcactgttgtatatatatgtatatataaagaTGCTGCACTTCTATCACAGTAATGCTGAGAAAGGAAGTATAGGTGTAGGTGTATTATTAAAAGATGCTGCACTTCTATCACAGTAATGCTGAGAAGGGGGCtgctttccccccccccccccccccccccgacaccccacccccccggccccacaccccatttcccatattaccccctcccctccccccattttacttctcctgcccctccctcctcccatttacttttttttctctctcttcttctcctgcttcccccctccgtccatttacttttcttttctttttccctctttattttctttttgtttcttttcggctggatttttttttttcgtttttttttctctttatttccttttattccttccactttgaatcttttttttttcaatatttctttatttgtttctttccctttacctcccttctttttttttttttggtaactcaaattctattttcaattaagattacaattagtgttcgggaactaattacgaatgtattttgcaaacgacatactaatccaaaatacaaatgttatatttaggattacttttttttaactatagtacaatttaataaatttgttaactattattagcataaatcctcttaactgattcagtagtatgttgcttcaaatcacgtctctactccataggattgcaaatggctggtttctattttttttataactaaaacggaaacgttttaggggcttcgtaggggctactgtgccaatgagggcagttgagccccccgggtcccacctattttttcatttattttttaatttaattacttataccttatttatttaatttctataaatacaccatttgtatatttaaaaatataattcaagaattaagtgttttaattttcaattcagttaaatcagtagcaaagatcgtttttattattattttattttaaatggtcataatgaattttttggtttaaggcctttcaacaaataccctaaggactcattatttagtttcaaaactcttttaggGTGGTCCATTGAAAGcattggagccaaaaattttactagatccatttaggatgaaatgatcagaaaaataacaactttgctcCGGTtcaacggattgaaaattgaaacacttattttagtaactatattttttatctataaaggtcaaaaaaataaaaataaaacagtcggataaacattgatcaattaaa
This DNA window, taken from Rhododendron vialii isolate Sample 1 chromosome 8a, ASM3025357v1, encodes the following:
- the LOC131297943 gene encoding F-box/LRR-repeat protein At3g59190-like isoform X1, which gives rise to MEELTETKDQDQGMDKIDNIDCISYFPDDVIFNVMDFLSTKEVVRSCLLSKRWQHMQAYYPNLDFDQTYFGRELAIRKPKSGNLVERYPDLEEKRDNFIRYVDETLLRFHEQGLRIRKFNLFFTIFESSMVSLVDKWIGLATEGRVEELHLRMHTPLDALYILPQTVFATKSIKTLKLENFKLEQLLHQSISFSSLQKLSLICIHVDAPMIASIISSCPLIEEIELIKCLGLYKVHISDLHNLRVVVIVQHHGVIDAHIEAPSLQKLRYEDGNFDTCPCKFNLIGCHNLTDLTLRCVLVSDQQFTDLLSKFPLLEALRVLDCRLLERVKISNQHLRRLKLCCLKLEEVEIDAPKLQSFFYFGGVIPMITATSTSGQWEGNIELYSNRCMNSHSFWKMRNLVAQSQSFKLLTLSIHCREISFTVEEIKDILFPLVPMVDRMKLKLRSSSEGYSALLDGLLWSCHPKILSVKFMDLESRRKFILVLREKIVHKLDLNCEHLESILGWQHELKDVECHVGDGKPPNWNALSDDSLNLQKRPKLHATFKWANHPGGKFILPCQFILVSLLEVILSPNRIPFNA